The sequence CTTTTTTTCATTTTTTTTAAATAATTCTGTAAAAATAGTTAATCAAAGATAAAGAAATTAAAAAAATAAAAATAGTAGTAGCGGATAAAGATCCAACTACTTTAAAAAGCTTAACACTCAAATCCGCCGTCACATCTGATGATTTGACCGTCTACGAATTCAGATTCGTCAGAAGCAAGGAATAATGCCAATGCAGCAATATCTTCTCCTTGACCTACTCTTTTCATAGGTGCTCCGTCAACCATCATTTGCAATGCTTCCACTCCACCGATACTATCTACCATTGCGGTGTGGATAGCACCAGGAGCAATACCGTTACATCTTATTTCAGGACCAAGTTCGAATGCCATGGATTTGGTAAGACCAGCAATAGCGTGCTTGGATGAGATGTAACCTACAAATCCGAAGTGTGCAGCGTAGGAAGCTACTGAACAAGTGTTGATTACAACACCTTTTCCTTTTTCTTTCATTACAGGAGCTACTAATTGGGTCAAGTATAATGGAGCGTATACGTCTACTGCAAATACTTTGTCCCATTCTTCTTTGGTAATCTCCAAGAGAGGAGTTATGCTTAAAAGTCCTGCGTTGTTGAATAAGATGTCGACAGTTCCATATTTTTCAATGGTTTCATCGAAGATCTTTTTGATGTCGTCAACATTTGCCATATCAGCAATGACTGCAAATGCTTCTCCGCCAGCTGCTATAATGTCATCCACTACAGCTTGTGCTCTTTCTTCGTTTCTTCCAGTTACAACAACTTTAGCGCCTTCTGCAGCATATAATTTTGCTGTGGAACGGCCCATACCAGAGGTTGAACCGGTTACGATTGCTACTTTTCCATCTAGTTTACCCATTTTTTTCACCTTCTCTAATCATAAGATCTTATGATATTGTAATTAATAGTATATTTCATTAACTATTTAAAGATTTTTAAATAATTCTAAAATTTGTTTAAGATTTTTGAACAAAGATATATATTTAACTAGGTAAAATTAATATGATTATATAATTGTTCAAAAAATCATTTTTTTATTATATGATTTATAGAAAAAAATAATTGATTTTTTGACAAAATGAGAATTTAAAAAATTGAATAAGTGAAAAATAGCTTTTAATTGAAAAAATAATATTCAAAAGGTAAAATAATAAAAAATATTAAAAAAAGAAAAAAAATGTGAGAAATTATTTATCATCATTAACTGAATACATTTCCCTTAGTTCCCTTCTCAGGAGTTTCCAACCGTTCACCCTTGGAAGCTCATCCATGGTGAATATCTTTCTTGGAACCTTGTATCTTGCCAGATATTCCTTTGAATAGGCGACCAATCCTTCAGGGTCCTCTTCCTCTTTCCATACAACAGCAGCTACAGGAAGCTCTCCCCTGTGGATGTCAGCAATGCTGAAGATGGCTATCTCATCCACTTTAGGATATTTGATAAGGGTTTCCTCAACTTCAGTAGGATAGATCTTCCATCCGCTCATTACAATCATGTCCTTCTTCCTGTCTGTAATGAAAAGACGCTCGTCCTCATCGATATATCCGATGTCTCCTGTAAGGAACCAGCCGTCTTCAAGGAAGGATTCCTTGGTTTCCTTTTCCATTCCCCAATAGCCTTTAGCTATTGCAGGGCCTCTGAGGGCTATCTCTCCATGTTCATAGTGGCCTAATGTCTTGTTAGGGTCATCCTCATCGACAATCTTAAGCTCTGAGAAGCATACCGGGTGTCCTACGCTTTCGTATCTGTCTGCTGTGGCATAGTCTTCAGGTCTGATGACGGTTCCTGTACCGATTACAATGGTCTCGGAAAGCCCATATGCATTGATGATTGGAATGTTGTATTGACCCATGAACTTTTTCCAGATTTTCCTATGCAATGGCCCTCCTCCACTGATGATCTCTCTAACAGTTGATAGATTAGCTCTTTTCTCCTCTTCGAGATTTGTCAATGTATGGATTACAGGAGGCATTCCTGACAATACGCTTACTTCTTCGCTTTTGCACAATTCAAGGTATTCGTTGATTTCAAAGAAATCCATTGTGATGGTCAATGCACCTGCCCTTAGTGCAGCTATTGCCCATAGGATTCCTACATGAGCCATCGGATAGATGCATAGGAATGTGTCGTTTTCCTTATAGGTTAATACATCACAGGCATTGTGGATTGCCGCAAACCAGTTTCCATGGCTTAACATGGACCCTTTAGGCTTTCCGGTTGTTCCTGAAGTGTACTGCAATTGGCATAAGTCATCCCAATCGGTCTCTTCAGCAGCCAAGATTTCACTTTCCTTAAAGCTTTCACAGTTTTCTACGATGTAGGATTCAATATTTAAGACTTTTATGGTCTCTTCCGCATCATCATCGGTAATTATCAATTTTGCATCGGAATCTGTAATCATGTAGTTCAGTTCTGATGAGGTCAGTATCCTGTTTGTTGGAATGGCTATTGCACCTATTCTCCATATTGCAAGGAGTGAAAACAGGTATTCTGGGGAGTTGTTCAAATAGATCAATACCCTATCTCCCTTTTCAATTCCCTT is a genomic window of Methanobrevibacter sp. containing:
- a CDS encoding glucose 1-dehydrogenase — encoded protein: MGKLDGKVAIVTGSTSGMGRSTAKLYAAEGAKVVVTGRNEERAQAVVDDIIAAGGEAFAVIADMANVDDIKKIFDETIEKYGTVDILFNNAGLLSITPLLEITKEEWDKVFAVDVYAPLYLTQLVAPVMKEKGKGVVINTCSVASYAAHFGFVGYISSKHAIAGLTKSMAFELGPEIRCNGIAPGAIHTAMVDSIGGVEALQMMVDGAPMKRVGQGEDIAALALFLASDESEFVDGQIIRCDGGFEC
- a CDS encoding class I adenylate-forming enzyme family protein, which encodes MLNITTFLDANARRLDKDVYYCPSRGLRYNSSEVLHIVSGIGQSIRDKGIEKGDRVLIYLNNSPEYLFSLLAIWRIGAIAIPTNRILTSSELNYMITDSDAKLIITDDDAEETIKVLNIESYIVENCESFKESEILAAEETDWDDLCQLQYTSGTTGKPKGSMLSHGNWFAAIHNACDVLTYKENDTFLCIYPMAHVGILWAIAALRAGALTITMDFFEINEYLELCKSEEVSVLSGMPPVIHTLTNLEEEKRANLSTVREIISGGGPLHRKIWKKFMGQYNIPIINAYGLSETIVIGTGTVIRPEDYATADRYESVGHPVCFSELKIVDEDDPNKTLGHYEHGEIALRGPAIAKGYWGMEKETKESFLEDGWFLTGDIGYIDEDERLFITDRKKDMIVMSGWKIYPTEVEETLIKYPKVDEIAIFSIADIHRGELPVAAVVWKEEEDPEGLVAYSKEYLARYKVPRKIFTMDELPRVNGWKLLRRELREMYSVNDDK